One part of the Gammaproteobacteria bacterium genome encodes these proteins:
- a CDS encoding outer membrane lipoprotein-sorting protein, with protein sequence MAKHKLDEGGMSLLKHRLHLCMRTVICAVVVAFLGASLAAAEEAEPELTGRQIFERCGNKYPGDDQQGKFTVILQDKEGKVMKSEYLRFWKDYRGKDDVADKMLLFTTYPPEAKGSAFMRVAYSDHDKPVDQWIYLPALKKIRRVSIRDLGDSFLNSNLTYADVSRRALEDDDHKYIGTRQVDDAVFYIVESTPKEANPIYGKRVFWFLKTKNWDECVNSRIDYYDHNGELIKEQFIKWQRMGDAWVWDRVLVRSRRTLSASIFQLSEIKINAGVDDEMFSARTLERGPAEIVK encoded by the coding sequence ATGGCTAAACATAAGCTGGATGAGGGCGGAATGAGTCTTCTCAAGCATCGCTTGCATTTATGCATGCGCACGGTGATCTGTGCGGTCGTGGTTGCCTTTCTGGGTGCCTCCCTCGCAGCCGCTGAGGAAGCCGAGCCGGAATTGACGGGCAGGCAGATCTTCGAGCGCTGCGGTAACAAATATCCGGGCGACGATCAGCAGGGGAAATTCACCGTGATCCTTCAGGACAAGGAAGGCAAGGTGATGAAGAGTGAGTACCTGAGGTTCTGGAAAGATTACAGGGGAAAGGATGATGTCGCCGACAAGATGCTGCTGTTTACGACATATCCCCCGGAGGCGAAAGGTTCCGCCTTCATGCGGGTGGCTTACAGCGATCATGACAAGCCGGTGGATCAATGGATATACCTCCCTGCTCTCAAGAAGATCAGGAGGGTTTCTATCCGCGATCTCGGTGACAGTTTTCTGAACTCCAATCTTACATATGCTGACGTCAGCCGAAGGGCATTGGAAGACGATGATCACAAGTACATCGGTACGCGACAGGTGGACGACGCAGTATTTTATATCGTCGAAAGCACGCCCAAGGAAGCCAATCCGATCTATGGCAAGAGAGTCTTCTGGTTCCTGAAGACCAAGAACTGGGATGAGTGCGTCAATAGTCGGATCGACTATTACGATCACAATGGCGAGTTGATCAAAGAGCAATTCATCAAGTGGCAACGGATGGGTGACGCCTGGGTATGGGATCGGGTGCTGGTGAGGAGTCGACGCACGCTCAGCGCCTCGATCTTTCAATTGAGTGAAATCAAGATCAATGCCGGTGTCGATGACGAAATGTTCTCGGCAAGAACCTTGGAGCGTGGTCCAGCTGAGATTGTGAAATAG